Proteins from a genomic interval of Cucumis melo cultivar AY chromosome 7, USDA_Cmelo_AY_1.0, whole genome shotgun sequence:
- the LOC103494790 gene encoding bifunctional protein FolD 2 isoform X1 has protein sequence MASESDHKATIIDGKKIAQTVRSEVAEEVNKLSEKYGKVPGLAVVIVGNRKDSLTYVNMKRKACLEVGIKSFEIDLPEQVSEAELISKVHELNANPEVHGILVQLPLPNHINEEKVLSEISIEKDVDGFHPLNIGKLAMKGRDPLFLPCTPKGCLELLSRSGISIRGKKAVVMGRSNIVGLPVSLLLLKADATVTIVHSRSVDPESVIREADIIIAAAGQAQMIKGSWIKPGAAVIDVGTNAVDDPTKKSGYRLVGDVDFQEACKVAGWITPVPGGVGPMTVAMLLRNTLDGAKRAIEQ, from the exons ATGGCGTCCGAATCCGACCACAAAGCTACAATAATCGACGGCAAAAAGATCGCACAAACTGTCAGATCTGAAGTCGCGGAGGAAGTGAACAAACTCTCTGAGAAATATGGAAAG GTTCCAGGACTGGCGGTGGTGATTGTGGGGAATAGAAAGGATTCGCTTACCTATGTAAATATGAAGAGGAAGGCTTGCCTGGAAGTCGGGATCAAGTCTTTTGAGATTGATCTTCCTGAGCAAGTGTCTGAGGCTGAATTGATCAGCAAAGTCCATGAGCTTAATGCCAATCCTGAAGTACATG GGATATTGGTTCAGCTTCCTTTGCCGAACCACATAAATGAAGAGAAAGTTCTATCTGAAATTAGCATTGAGAAGGATGTAGATGGCTTTCATCCTCTGAACATTGGGAAGCTTGCAATGAAAGGCAGAGATCCCTTGTTCCTACCTTGCACTCCGAAG GGGTGTCTTGAACTGCTGTCGCGAAGTGGAATTAGCATCAGAGGAAAGAAAGCAGTTGTTATGGGGCGAAGCAACATTGTTGGATTACCAGTTTCATTGTTGCTTCTTAAAGCAGATGCAACTGTCACAATCGTCCATTCACGTTCCGTTGATCCAGAAAGTGTTATCCGCGAAGCAGACATTATAATTGCTGCAGCAGGACAGGCACAAATG ATCAAGGGGAGTTGGATTAAACCAGGTGCTGCAGTCATCGATGTCGGTACAAATGCAGTTGATGATCCAACCAAGAAGTCGGGCTACCGGCTGGTCGGGGATGTAGATTTCCAGGAAGCTTGTAAAGTAGCTGGTTGGATAACTCCGGTTCCGGGTGGCGTAGGTCCTATGACTGTTGCCATGCTGCTTAGGAATACTTTGGATGGGGCTAAGCGTGCGATCGAGCAGTGA
- the LOC103494790 gene encoding bifunctional protein FolD 2 isoform X2: MESIFLVSHGVGFLKVPGLAVVIVGNRKDSLTYVNMKRKACLEVGIKSFEIDLPEQVSEAELISKVHELNANPEVHGILVQLPLPNHINEEKVLSEISIEKDVDGFHPLNIGKLAMKGRDPLFLPCTPKGCLELLSRSGISIRGKKAVVMGRSNIVGLPVSLLLLKADATVTIVHSRSVDPESVIREADIIIAAAGQAQMIKGSWIKPGAAVIDVGTNAVDDPTKKSGYRLVGDVDFQEACKVAGWITPVPGGVGPMTVAMLLRNTLDGAKRAIEQ; the protein is encoded by the exons ATGGAAAG CATTTTTCTTGTTTCACATGGTGTGGGATTTTTGAAGGTTCCAGGACTGGCGGTGGTGATTGTGGGGAATAGAAAGGATTCGCTTACCTATGTAAATATGAAGAGGAAGGCTTGCCTGGAAGTCGGGATCAAGTCTTTTGAGATTGATCTTCCTGAGCAAGTGTCTGAGGCTGAATTGATCAGCAAAGTCCATGAGCTTAATGCCAATCCTGAAGTACATG GGATATTGGTTCAGCTTCCTTTGCCGAACCACATAAATGAAGAGAAAGTTCTATCTGAAATTAGCATTGAGAAGGATGTAGATGGCTTTCATCCTCTGAACATTGGGAAGCTTGCAATGAAAGGCAGAGATCCCTTGTTCCTACCTTGCACTCCGAAG GGGTGTCTTGAACTGCTGTCGCGAAGTGGAATTAGCATCAGAGGAAAGAAAGCAGTTGTTATGGGGCGAAGCAACATTGTTGGATTACCAGTTTCATTGTTGCTTCTTAAAGCAGATGCAACTGTCACAATCGTCCATTCACGTTCCGTTGATCCAGAAAGTGTTATCCGCGAAGCAGACATTATAATTGCTGCAGCAGGACAGGCACAAATG ATCAAGGGGAGTTGGATTAAACCAGGTGCTGCAGTCATCGATGTCGGTACAAATGCAGTTGATGATCCAACCAAGAAGTCGGGCTACCGGCTGGTCGGGGATGTAGATTTCCAGGAAGCTTGTAAAGTAGCTGGTTGGATAACTCCGGTTCCGGGTGGCGTAGGTCCTATGACTGTTGCCATGCTGCTTAGGAATACTTTGGATGGGGCTAAGCGTGCGATCGAGCAGTGA
- the LOC103494791 gene encoding probable 2-oxoglutarate-dependent dioxygenase AOP1: MDGESSLKLPLIDFSNLESGGPKWELAKAQVKEALEEFGCFEASFDKVPIEVRKGLFEALEELFNLPLETKLRNVSQKPFHGYVGQYPMAPLFESMGVDDSTIPQKVQDFTNILWPQGNPTFSKVIETYSQQLSELDEMVRRMVLESLGVEKYMEEHLESTNYLLRVMKYKGTDQSNETKIGLHSHTDKNIVTILYQNHVEGLQVQTKDGKWINFQPSPHSFVAMIGDSFHAWTNGRLHSPYHRVMMSGEEVRYSAGLFSIPKAGYIVKAPEELVDEQHPLLFNPFDHVQFLQFYYTEAGQKAQSALKTFCGAT; encoded by the exons ATGGATGGTGAATCCTCTCTCAAGCTTCCCCTAATTGATTTCTCCAATTTAGAATCAGGGGGTCCTAAGTGGGAGTTGGCAAAAGCACAAGTGAAGGAAGCACTTGAGGAATTTGGTTGCTTTGAAGCCTCATTTGACAAAGTGCCTATTGAGGTCAGAAAGGGTTTGTTTGAAGCACTTGAAGAGCTTTTCAACCTTCCTTTGGAAACCAAATTGAGAAATGTTTCTCAAAAGCCCTTCCATGGCTATGTTGGACAATACCCAATGGCTCCACTTTTTGAAAGCATGGGTGTGGATGATTCCACCATACCTCAAAAGGTCCAAGACTTCACCAATATCTTGTGGCCTCAAGGAAACCCAACCTTTAG CAAAGTGATAGAAACCTATTCACAACAATTATCAGAACTAGACGAAATGGTGAGAAGAATGGTGTTGGAGAGTTTGGGAGTTGAAAAATATATGGAGGAACATTTGGAGTCAACAAACTATCTTCTTAGAGTGATGAAATACAAAGGGACTGATCAAAGCAATGAAACAAAAATTGGGCTTCATTCCCACACTGATAAGAACATTGTAACCATTTTATATCAAAATCATGTTGAAGGTTTACAGGTACAAACCAAAGATGGGAAATGGATTAACTTTCAACCTTCCCCACACTCCTTTGTTGCAATGATTGGAGATTCCTTCCAT GCATGGACAAATGGAAGATTGCATTCTCCATATCATAGAGTGATGATGAGTGGAGAAGAAGTGAGGTACTCAGCTGGGTTATTCTCAATCCCAAAGGCAGGCTATATAGTGAAAGCACCAGAAGAGCTTGTAGATGAACAACATCCTTTGCTATTCAATCCATTTGATCATGTTCAATTTCTTCAGTTCTACTATACAGAAGCTGGCCAAAAAGCTCAATCTGCCCTCAAAACCTTTTGTGGTGCAACTTAA
- the LOC103494792 gene encoding dephospho-CoA kinase yields the protein MRIVGLTGGISSGKSTVSNLFKAHDIPIVDADLIARDVVEKGTGGWKKVVSAFGEDILLSNGEIDRRKLGQIVFADPAKRKLLNQLLAPYISSGILWKIVKLWIKGYKVIVLDIPLLFEAKMDRWTKPTIVVWVDSETQLQRLVARDGQSHDDARNRINAQMALDLKRDKADIVIDNTGSLDDLNQRFQEVLSEVTKPLSWTEFMLSRQGVLTTLVVVIISAITCKKIYNGGV from the exons ATGAGAATAGTAGGTCTTACTGGTGGGATTTCATCGGGGAAGAGCACTGTGTCCAACCTCTTCAAGGCCCATGACATTCCTATAGTTGATGCTGACCTCATAGCTCGT GATGTGGTAGAGAAAGGAACTGGTGGCTGGAAAAAGGTTGTTTCAGCTTTCGGGGAGGACATTTTACTATCTAATGGTGAAATTGATAGGCGAAAACTGGGCCAGATTGTTTTTGCTGATCCTGCAAAGCGGAAACTTTTAAATCA ATTATTAGCTCCGTACATATCCTCTGGAATCTTATGGAAGATTGTGAAGCTATGGATTAAAGGTTACAAGGTTATAGTACTTGATATCCCTTTATTATTTGAAGCCAAGATGGATAGATGGACAAAACCAACAATTGTTGTATGGGTGGATTCTGAAACACAGCTTCAACGACTTGTTGCTAGGGATGGACAGAGTCACGACGATGCTCGGAACAGAATAAATGCTCAAATGGCATTGGATCTTAAAAGGGATAAAGCAGACATTGTGATCGACAACACTGGATCTCTTGATGACTTGAACCAACGGTTTCAAGAAGTGTTATCCGAGGTGACAAAACCCTTGTCCTGGACCGAGTTTATGCTTTCCAGACAAGGAGTATTGACAACTCTGGTCGTTGTCATCATCAGTGCTATCACTTGCAAAAAAATTTACAACGGTGGAGTTTAG
- the LOC103494793 gene encoding uncharacterized protein LOC103494793, which yields MEKKPSFFSALKEEVIRGLSPSRSRAKSPARTASPFSILLRRKKNQYVAHAGIPQQFIARSGSFRPVGEALTPLVEGPDPDGCEIGDSKRISSGLGQWMKGQLSRTPSIASSVASKRSDLRLLLGVMGAPLAPVHVSTSDPLPHLSIKDTPIETSSAQYILQQYTAASGGQKLQNSIRNAYAMGKLRMVAAEFETATKVMKSRNPSTRAESGGFVLWQMNPDMWYVELAVGGSKVHAGCNGKLVWRHTPWLGAHTAKGPVRPLRRALQGLDPRTIVRMFADARCIGEKKINGEDCFILKLCADPQTLKSRSEGPAEIIRHVLFGYFSQKTGLLVYMEDSHLTRIQSNGGDAVYWETTINSFLDDYRPVEGIMIAHSGRSVVTLFRFGEMAMSHTKTKMEEAWTIEEVAFNVPGLSMDCFIPPADLRSCSISETSELPQDERAKSAIALAAYRAKVAALEKPDDDCMDNMTWKSDF from the exons aTGGAGAAGAAACCCAGCTTCTTCTCTGCTCTGAAAGAGGAGGTTATTCGTGGGTTGTCTCCCTCGCGTTCTCGTGCTAAAAGTCCGGCAAGGACTGCTTCCCCTTTCTCCATTTTGTTGCGTAGAAAGAAGAATCAGTACGTTGCTCATGCTGGGATTCCACAGCAGTTCATTGCGCGATCCGGTAGTTTCCGGCCTGTTGGGGAGGCTCTTACACCGCTGGTGGAAGGTCCTGATCCGGACGGCTGTGAAATCGGCGATTCGAAGAGGATTAGCTCGGGGTTAGGGCAGTGGATGAAAGGCCAACTCTCTCGAACTCCTTCTATTGCTTCTTCTGTGGCGTCGAAGAGGTCTGATTTGAGGCTTTTGCTTGGTGTTATGGGTGCTCCTCTTGCTCCTGTGCATGTTAGCACCTCCGATCCTCTGCCCCACCTCAGTATAAAAGATACCCCCATT GAAACTTCATCAGCTCAATACATATTGCAACAATACACAGCGGCATCTGGTGGGCAGAAGCTTCAAAACTCCATCAGAAATGCATATGCAATGGGGAAGCTTAGGATGGTAGCTGCTGAGTTTGAAACTGCAACAAAGGTGATGAAGAGCAGAAATCCATCCACTCGAGCCGAGTCTGGTGGCTTTGTGCTCTGGCAGATGAATCCAGATATGTGGTATGTTGAGCTTGCAGTTGGAGGCAGTAAAGTTCATGCTGGGTGCAATGGAAAGCTCGTTTGGAGGCATACGCCCTGGCTTGGTGCTCACACTGCAAAAGGGCCGGTTCGACCTTTGCGTCGTGCACTTCAG GGTCTCGATCCTAGAACGATAGTGAGAATGTTTGCTGATGCAAGATGCATAGGagagaagaaaatcaatggtGAGGATTGCTTCATCCTTAAGCTTTGTGCTGATCCTCAAACACTGAAGTCGAGAAGTGAAGGACCGGCAGAGATCATAAGGCATGTGTTGTTTGGCTACTTCAGCCAGAAAACAGGATTGTTGGTGTACATGGAAGATTCTCATCTAACCCGAATTCAATCCAACGGTGGAGATGCAGTTTACTGGGAAACCACAATCAATTCATTCCTCGACGATTACAGGCCTGTTGAAGGTATCATGATCGCACACTCTGGCCGTTCTGTGGTCACACTCTTCAGATTTGGTGAAATGGCCATGAGTCATACCAAAACAAAGATGGAAGAAGCGTGGACCATTGAAGAGGTTGCGTTCAATGTCCCTGGCCTATCAATGGACTGTTTCATTCCCCCAGCTGATTTGAGATCATGTTCAATAAGTGAAACAAGTGAGCTCCCTCAGGATGAAAGGGCAAAAAGTGCAATTGCGTTAGCGGCATACAGAGCTAAAGTTGCTGCATTGGAAAAGCCCGACGATGACTGTATGGATAACATGACATGGAAATCAGATTTCTAA
- the LOC103494794 gene encoding uncharacterized protein LOC103494794: MSASIVVAEAVWKRIESTRLVTDDQLSILHFLFGKNFERATRIVDQRGVKKISGHPSRRSIFQVVGESRRKEEYFCFPENFCACYSFFYDIVNRGEQLCCKHQLAARLAASVGACIEVKVSDEELAILLSNL; the protein is encoded by the exons ATGAGTGCTAGTATTGTGGTCGCTGAAGCTGTGTGGAAGCGGATCGAGTCCACTCGATTag TGACTGATGATCAGCTTTCAAT CTTGCATTTCTTGTTTGGAAAGAACTTCGAGCGAGCTACTCGAATTGTTGATCAAAGAGGGGTCAAGAAAATTTCAGGCCACCCAAGCAGACGGTCTATCTTTCAG GTTGTGGGAGAATCTCGAAGGAAAGAGGAGTATTTCTGTTTCCCAGAAAACTTTTGTGCCTGTTATTCCTTCTTCTATGACATTGTGAACAGAGGAGAACAACTTTGT TGCAAGCATCAATTAGCTGCAAGGCTTGCTGCTTCAGTGGGGGCTTGCATTGAAGTTAAAGTATCTGATGAAGAGCTGGCAATATTGTTGTCCAATCTCTAA
- the LOC103494795 gene encoding uncharacterized protein LOC103494795 — MDSACLNLDSVPTTENHSNEFIAVDSQSKKDDSGEPVSAISKSGRSKFLKETTQSAMHGLNKFTSQIKKPTRRKVSPIKWFPRKNMDSYLKRKIKMLQEVDGLNLTLDETLGDSNPHYSRVLKEKMAVREAAHKAMKARKAALVEASWCRILRAARIQCKEAEEKMYEAEKAAAEAFEAAAAMGVIMYDTPNCPQKTYKMETSSSCGGGSTTHTITTSFETEFEVDKEVAAAVKTALVRLASCSSLREDDFKELLRKISQNPECDTNVAPLEISSECESENVSELDQAPRKSDFSSHILDCKMLDLHMRQTTSEKETKIEDLMHERLRGLKEEELSSLATIVATCGLNAALAEVGNGKVHDANSSAVPSFVSSLNLPRRMSSATNLHNGRKQVESELPSLDKFLVKHVTKLEREVLEAKNSRKNKEKELGLDTSKTTTIEEKVDFQDEKVAPSLETMQTKPPSSEVVEEKTRNKKLQARQTFVSHKEVVSAFPSLDKYLVKHVSRLEKEVQEAKNRRKLEPLQPPSEESLMETKGKENVNMPRNMEDSLDKILVKPVHRLEREKMMAVLAESNYNNQRQNKKQLDNHTSDCQSLDEIFVKHVSRLEKEKMRSKPENNLKRSEKKFHSVVNGGGDGGGLGEILVKHKSRLEREKLLCSQESENENKSFQTRREAREKDDLQSAWGGLSLGDSMRPRLSKLERDKAAWIKAEEEERKQILSEI; from the exons ATGGATTCAGCTTGCTTGAACTTGGATTCTGTTCCAACAACCGAAAATCACAGTAACGAATTCATTGCTGTCGATTCACAGAGCAAGAAGGACGACTCTGGCGAGCCCGTTTCAGCAATCTCGAAAAGTGGAAGG AGTAAATTTTTGAAAGAGACAACCCAATCAGCAATGCACGGTCTTAACAAATTTACCTCACAAATCAAGAAGCCTACTCGCAGGAAGGTTTCCCCTATCAAATGGTTCCCTCGCAAGAACATGGACTCTTACTTGAAGAGAAAAATTAAAATGCTGCAG GAAGTAGATGGTCTGAATTTAACATTAGATGAGACTTTAGGTGATTCTAATCCACATTACTCCAGAGTATTGAAAGAAAAGATGGCAGTAAGAGAGGCAGCACATAAAGCAATGAAAGCTCGAAAAGCAGCCTTGGTCGAAGCCTCTTGGTGTCGAATACTCCGAGCAGCTAG AATTCAATGTAAAGAAGCTGAAGAGAAAATGTACGAAGCTGAGAAAGCTGCAGCCGAAGCTTTTGAAGCAGCTGCGGCTATGGGAGTGATCATGTATGATACACCCAATTGTCCACAGAAGACATACAAAATGGAAACTTCATCTTCTTGTGGTGGTGGTTCTACAACTCACACCATTACAACATCTTTTGAGACAGAATTTGAGGTTGATAAGGAAGTGGCTGCAGCAGTAAAAACAGCATTGGTTAGGCTTGCGAGTTGCTCTTCTTTACGAGAAGATGACTTTAAGGAACTCCTACGAAAAATCTCTCAGAACCCCGAGTGTGATACTAATGTAGCCCCATTAGAGATTTCTTCTGAATGCGAATCAGAGAATGTCTCAGAACTTGATCAAGCGCCTAGAAAATCTGATTTCAGCTCTCACATTTTGGATTGCAAGATGCTGGATTTACATATGAGACAGACAACTTCTGAGAAGGAGACCAAGATTGAGGATTTAATGCATGAAAGGCTTAGGGgtttgaaagaagaagaactttCCTCTCTTGCCACCATAGTTGCAACTTGTGGTTTAAATGCTGCATTGGCTGAGGTAGGAAATGGGAAGGTTCATGATGCAAATTCCTCTGCAGTTCCGTCCTTTGTTTCATCTCTTAACCTTCCTCGGAGAATGTCTTCTGCCACTAATTTGCACAATGGAAGGAAGCAAGTTGAGTCAGAACTTCCCAGCCTAGATAAATTCTTGGTAAAGCACGTAACTAAATTGGAAAGAGAAGTGCTTGAAGCAAAGAACAGcagaaagaacaaagaaaaggAATTGGGCTTGGATACTTCGAAAACGACAACTATCGAAGAGAAAGTCGACTTTCAAGATGAGAAAGTTGCTCCCAGCTTGGAAACTATGCAGACAAAGCCACCTTCTTCAGAAGTTGTAGAAGAAAAGACCCGTAACAAGAAGTTACAGGCAAGACAAACATTTGTTAGTCATAAAGAAGTTGTGTCAGCATTTCCTAGTCTCGACAAGTATCTTGTGAAACATGTCTCACGTCTTGAGAAAGAAGTACAAGAAGCGAAAAACAGACGAAAACTCGAGCCACTGCAGCCTCCTTCAGAAGAATCATTGATGGAAacaaaaggaaaggaaaatgtTAATATGCCAAGGAACATGGAAGATAGCCTAGATAAGATCTTAGTGAAGCCAGTGCATAGGTTGGAAAGGGAAAAGATGATGGCTGTGTTAGCTGAAAGTAACTATAACAACCAAAGACAAAATAAGAAGCAGTTGGATAACCATACATCAGACTGCCAAAGCTTGGATGAAATTTTTGTAAAGCATGTCTCAAGACTGGAGAAAGAGAAAATGAGAAGCAAACCAGAGAACAATCTAAAGAGAAGTGAAAAAAAATTCCATTCAGTGGTGAATGGAGGAGGAGATGGTGGGGGTTTAGGTGAGATTCTGGTAAAACATAAATCAAGACTTGAGAGAGAGAAGCTGCTGTGTTCACAGGAGTCAGAAAATGAGAACAAAAGCTTTCAAACACGTCGTGAAGCTAGGGAGAAAGACGATCTACAATCAGCCTGGGGGGGCTTAAGTTTGGGAGACTCCATGAGACCTCGTCTCTCCAAACTTGAAAGAGACAAG GCTGCCTGGATCAAAGCTGAAGAGGAAGAAAGGAAGCAAATTCTGAGTGAAATTTAA
- the LOC103494796 gene encoding mediator of RNA polymerase II transcription subunit 28 yields the protein MAERQSLDQQHSLDPQSQSSQSPREDMIAYVMALEAALLPCLPARELQAIDRSPHPSHQVDVERHARDFMEAAKKLQLYFIGLQREDQPTKVETLRKEISAIEEELKVKNDIIKKQERLIEGWKKDLKEQLDKHNNELEKV from the exons ATGGCTGAACGACAATCACTTGACCAGCAACATTCACTTGATCCACAATCACAATCATCACAATCTCCAAGAGAAGATATGATTGCATATGTGATGGCCTTGGAAGCTGCTCTGCTTCCGTGCTTGCCTGCTAGAGAACTACAGGCAATAGACCGTTCTCCTCACCCTTCTCATCAAG tTGACGTGGAGAGACATGCTAGGGATTTCATGGAGGCAGCTAAAAAGCTTCAATTGTATTTCATTGGTTTACAGCGTGAGGATCAACCAACCAAAGTGGAAACACTAAGAAAG GAGATATCTGCCATTGAGGAGGAATTAAAGGTAAAAAATGACATAATCAAGAAACAGGAGAGGCTCATTGAAGGATGGAAGAAGGATTTGAAAGAGCAGTTAGACAAACATAACAATGAGTTAGAGAAAGTTTAA